A single window of Larimichthys crocea isolate SSNF chromosome XII, L_crocea_2.0, whole genome shotgun sequence DNA harbors:
- the lrrc4ba gene encoding leucine-rich repeat-containing protein 4B, with protein sequence MRIATLTCLPGPSPFLFLLAQLLLRLLLPGPELVGAASSCPSLCTCSNQASRVICTRQNLEEVPESISVNTRYLNLQENSIQVIKSDTFKHLRHLEILQLSKNQIRQIEVGAFNGLPNLNTLELFDNRLTLVPSHAFEYLSKLRELWLRNNPIETLPGYAFHRVPSLRRLDLGELKKLDFISDAAFVGLINLRYLNLGMCGLKDIPKLTALVRLEELELSGNRLEIIRPGSFQGLVSLRKLWLMHSQVSVIERNAFDDLKNLEELNLSHNSLHSLPHDLFTPLHQLERVHLNHNPWICNCDVLWLSWWLKETVPSNTTCCARCHAPPVLKGKYIGELDQSHFTCYAPVIVEPPTDLNVTEGMAAELKCRTSTSTTSVNWITPNGTLMTHGSYRVRISVLHDGTLNFTNVTLRDTGQYTCMVTNAAGNTTATAVLNVTAADASVNYTYFTTVTVETVETTGEEESALVDINETLIRVHPGPTPSGHLWPDRVSTTASSLSAGWSSSSPQTTRPTFTVPITEPGFSGLDDVMKTTKIIIGCFVAITFMAAVMLVVFYKLRKQHQLHKHHGPARAIEIINVEDELGAGASGRGSGISGGSTMTQSGSSGIGGGQSLRLHHPEIVNLPNLARSEHLNHYYKTHHFNNNMMGLGMSTGTGVGLNNNNNPSPCSQNTSISCSQVPTSTSGGPTTGGTLPSPVPLPQLGLHSSLKGLMGKSQNEPLLFKSGSKENVQETQI encoded by the exons ATGCGCATCGCCACGCTGACCTGCCTTCCCGGCCCTTCCCCCTTCCTCTTTCTATTGGCCCAGCTGCTACTGCGGCTCCTCCTCCCTGGGCCGGAGTTGGTGGGAGCCGCCTCTTCCTGCCCCTCCCTCTGCACCTGCTCCAATCAGGCCAGCCGAGTCATCTGCACCAGGCAAAACCTGGAGGAGGTGCCCGAGAGCATATCAGTCAACACGCGATACCTCAACCTGCAGGAGAACTCCATACAG GTTATCAAGTCCGACACTTTCAAGCACTTGAGACACCTTGAGATCCTCCAGCTCTCCAAGAATCAGATCCGTCAGATTGAAGTCGGAGCATTCAATGGCCTCCCCAACCTCAATACACTGGAGCTCTTCGACAACCGCCTCACACTGGTGCCATCACATGCCTTCGAGTACCTCAGCAAGCTGCGAGAGCTGTGGCTGCGCAACAACCCCATTGAGACTCTGCCAGGCTATGCCTTCCACCGCGTGCCCTCGCTACGACGCCTGGACCTGGGGGAGCTCAAGAAGTTGGATTTCATCTCTGACGCGGCCTTTGTTGGCCTCATCAATCTACGATACCTGAACCTGGGCATGTGTGGGCTGAAGGACATTCCCAAACTGACGGCTCTTGTGCGTTTGGAGGAGTTGGAGCTGTCAGGAAACCGGCTGGAGATCATCCGACCTGGTTCTTTCCAGGGCCTGGTGTCTCTCCGCAAGCTGTGGCTTATGCACTCACAGGTGTCCGTCATTGAGCGCAACGCTTTTGATGACCTGAAAAACCTGGAAGAGCTCAACCTGTCCCATAACTCCTTGCACTCCTTGCCCCATGACCTCTTCACTCCCCTTCACCAGCTGGAGAGAGTACACCTGAACCACAACCCCTGGATCTGCAACTGTGATGTGCTTTGGCTTAGTTGGTGGTTGAAAGAGACGGTGCCCAGCAACACCACCTGCTGTGCCCGCTGCCACGCTCCCCCAGTCTTAAAGGGCAAATACATTGGAGAGCTTGACCAGAGCCACTTCACTTGCTACGCGCCTGTCATTGTGGAGCCACCTACAGACCTCAATGTCACTGAGGGAATGGCTGCTGAGCTCAAGTGTCGCACAAGCACCTCCACAACATCTGTAAATTGGATCACACCTAATGGCACTTTAATGACCCATGGCTCCTACCGGGTCCGGATATCCGTCCTGCATGATGGCACGCTCAACTTCACAAATGTCACCCTGAGAGACACGGGCCAGTACACCTGCATGGTCACCAATGCTGCTGGCAATACCACGGCAACCGCTGTCCTCAATGTCACTGCTGCTGACGCCAGCGTCAACTACACCTACTTTACAACAGTCACCGTGGAAACAGTGGAGACGACGGGAGAGGAAGAGTCTGCATTAGTGGACATCAATGAGACTTTGATCCGTGTTCATCCTGGTCCCACTCCATCGGGCCACCTGTGGCCAGACCGTGTTTCCACCACAGCCTCATCTCTGTCAGCCGGTTggtcctcctcatctcctcagACCACCCGACCCACCTTCACTGTGCCCATCACTGAGCCAGGCTTCTCAGGCCTGGATGATGTGATGAAGACCACCAAGATCATCATCGGCTGCTTTGTAGCCATTACCTTCATGGCAGCGGTGATGCTGGTGGTGTTCTACAAGCTGAGGAAGCAGCACCAGCTGCATAAACACCACGGTCCCGCTCGTGCCATCGAGATCATCAACGTAGAGGATGAGCTGGGGGCCGGGGCTAGCGGACGGGGCAGCGGCATCTCCGGAGGCTCCACCATGACGCAGAGCGGAAGCAGTGGAATAGGAGGAGGCCAGAGCCTCAGGCTGCACCACCCAGAGATAGTCAACCTGCCAAACCTGGCCCGATCGGAGCACCTCAACCACTACTACAAAACCCAtcacttcaacaacaacatgatggGCCTGGGCATGAGCACGGGTACTGGTGTTggcctcaacaacaacaacaacccctCACCTTGCTCTCAGAACACGTCCATATCCTGTTCCCAGGTTCCAACCTCCACCAGTGGAGGACCAACCACAGGTGGCACCCTGCCCTCTCCTGTGCCCCTGCCCCAGTTGGGTCTCCACAGTTCTCTGAAAGGCCTTATGGGGAAAAGCCAGAATGAGCCCCTGCTTTTTAAGAGTGGCTCCAAGGAAAATGTGCAAGAGACTCAAATTTGA